The genomic segment CACGCCTGGATTCGATGCCTCAAGGCGCAGGCGGTGGCGGCGGCGCTCCGCAAAGCGGCTCAAACGGTGCAAAATAGCGCAGCGCGAAATTCGAACGGGGCGAGGGCGGTCAGGCGCGGCCGCCGATCGTCCCAATCGCCCCGATTGCCCCGAACCCGTCGCCCCAACACGAGCCGCCGCTCAACATAAAAGGAAGATCATGCTGCGGGAATTCGTCATCGCCTGTGCTCTCGCAACGCCCGTGTGCGCGTTCGCGTTTACCGGCAACGATCTGAACAAGCTCTGCACCAAAACGGATCCCAATTCGCGAACCGCCTGCGCGGCCTATATCGAAGGCGCGGCGGACGGCATCTACAACACGATCGAGGCGATCGGCGGAACCTCCGGGCCGCAGATCGGCCAGTATTTCTGCCTGCCGGCGGACGTGAAGCCGCAGCAACTCACGGACGCGGTGCGCAAGTACATCGCCAATAATCCCGACAAGGCCGATTTCAACGCGACCACGATGGTCTCGCTCGGTCTCGGCAAGGCGTTTCCCTGCAAGGCGGAACGCTGATCGTCTTTTGACGCCGGGGCGCCATCGGGCGTCCTGGCGTCGCGCTGCATCGCGCGGCGATCCGCATCCGTGCGATGCGGCCTTCGTATTCACTTCGCCGCCTCCACTTTCACGAAGCTGATCTTCGCGACGCTCATGCTCCCACTCGATCACTTCCTGAATCTCGCCGAACGGCCGCTCGGCACCTGGCCCGGCGCGCTGGTCGTCGCCGTCATCGCCGTGGCCGTCGCGGTGGGCGTGCATCGTATCGGCGCGCGCATCCTGACGCGCATCGCGCGGCCTTATCCGCTGATGAGCGTCGTGTTGCGCTACATCGACACGCCCGCGCTCATCCTGCTCATCATCCTCGGCATCGGCTTCGTGATCTTCGAGGCGCCCGATGCGCTGCCTTTGATCGGCGTGCTGCGCGATATCGAAACGGTCGCGCTGATCGCCGCGCTCACGTTCCTCGCGGCGCGTTCGGCCAGCGCGGTGGGCGAGGCGATCGTGCAGGCGCATCCGCTCGACACCGACGACAATCTCAACGCGCGCCGCATCCACACGCAGGCGCGCGTGCTCGCGCGCTCGGTGATGGTGGTGATCGTGATCATCGGCTTCGGCGCGGCGCTGATGGCGTTTCCGAGCGTCAGGCAGATCGGCGCGAGCCTGCTGGCTTCGGCGGGGGTCGCCGGACTCGTCGCCGGGATCGCGGCGCGGCCCGTGCTCGGCAATCTGATCGCGGGCTTGCAGATCGCGCTGTCGCAGCCGATCCGCCTCGACGATGTCGTCGTGATTCAGGGCGAGTGGGGGCGCGTCGAGGAGATCACGGGCACGTATGTTTCGATCCGCATCTGGGACCAGCGGCGGCTCATCGTGCCGTTGCAGTGGTTCATCGAGAATCCGTTCACGAACTGGACGCGCAACAGCTCGCAGATCATCGGCACGGTGTTTCTGTATGTCGATTACCGCATGCCGATCGCACCGCTGCGCGAAGAACTGGAGCGCATACTCGCGCACGCGCCGGAATGGGACGGACGCGTGCAGGTGCTGCAAGTCACCGACGCCACCGATCGCGCCATGCAGTTGCGCGTGCTCGTCAGTTCCTTCGATTCGGCGCTCAACTGGGATTTGCGCTGCCGCGTGCGCGAAGGGCTCGTAAACTTCGTGCAGGCGGCGTATCCGCAGTATCTGCCGCGTGCGCGCGCGGATCTGTCGACGGACAAGGACCGCCACGTCGATTTCGCGCCGCCGCTGGAGCGCCCGGGCACGGCGCAGGCGGCCAGCACGGCGAACACACCCGCCGATCCGGTCGCGAGCCGCGGCGAGCCGAGTGGACCGGACCCGCGCGCACATTCGATGGCATCAACCGGGAAGACCTGAACCCACA from the Caballeronia sp. NK8 genome contains:
- a CDS encoding mechanosensitive ion channel family protein, translating into MLPLDHFLNLAERPLGTWPGALVVAVIAVAVAVGVHRIGARILTRIARPYPLMSVVLRYIDTPALILLIILGIGFVIFEAPDALPLIGVLRDIETVALIAALTFLAARSASAVGEAIVQAHPLDTDDNLNARRIHTQARVLARSVMVVIVIIGFGAALMAFPSVRQIGASLLASAGVAGLVAGIAARPVLGNLIAGLQIALSQPIRLDDVVVIQGEWGRVEEITGTYVSIRIWDQRRLIVPLQWFIENPFTNWTRNSSQIIGTVFLYVDYRMPIAPLREELERILAHAPEWDGRVQVLQVTDATDRAMQLRVLVSSFDSALNWDLRCRVREGLVNFVQAAYPQYLPRARADLSTDKDRHVDFAPPLERPGTAQAASTANTPADPVASRGEPSGPDPRAHSMASTGKT
- a CDS encoding Rap1a/Tai family immunity protein, which encodes MLREFVIACALATPVCAFAFTGNDLNKLCTKTDPNSRTACAAYIEGAADGIYNTIEAIGGTSGPQIGQYFCLPADVKPQQLTDAVRKYIANNPDKADFNATTMVSLGLGKAFPCKAER